From one Larimichthys crocea isolate SSNF chromosome XVIII, L_crocea_2.0, whole genome shotgun sequence genomic stretch:
- the LOC104938811 gene encoding olfactory receptor 13D1: MDNVSAITMFTLSGLNGMANYRGTLFALTLLCYCVIWLVNLTIIVVIIMDKSLHEPMYIFLCNLCINGLYGTTGFYPKFLIDLLSTTHVISYAGCFLQGFVLHSSACADFSILALMAFDRYVAICRPLAYHSVMTKQRVCLFVFFAWLIPFYLMFLSSITTLISKLCGSHIPKIYCVNTLIGNLACSASIAKIIIPAFNYTFYFGHVIFVVWSYIYLIRTCRTSKEGRSKFMQTCLPHLISLIVVVGTLLFDLLYMRFGSKTLSQSVKNFMAMEFILIPPTINPLIYGFKLTKIRNRIQSFLNCKLHS; this comes from the coding sequence ATGGACAATGTTTCAGCAATTACTATGTTTACTCTGTCAGGATTAAATGGTATGGCAAACTACAGAGGTACTCTCTTTGCTCTCACTTTACTGTGCTACTGTGTGATTTGGTTGGTAAATTTGACCATTATTGTGGTGATCATTATGGACAAAAGCCTTCATGAACCCATGTACATCTTCCTTTGTAATCTGTGCATTAATGGACTTTATGGGACAACAGGCTTTTACCCCAAATTTCTCATTGATCTACTGTCTACCACTCATGTCATCTCTTATGCTGGGTGCTTTCTGCAGGGTTTTGTGTTACATTCTTCTGCTTGTGCTGATTTCTCCATTCTGGCATTGATGGCTTTTGACAGATATGTAGCTATATGTCGACCTCTGGCTTACCACTCTGTGATGACTAAACaaagggtttgtttgtttgtattttttgcttGGCTTATACCCTTTTATTTGATGTTCCTGAGCTCAATAACAACATTAATATCAAAGTTATGTGGCTCACACATACCGAAGATCTACTGTGTAAATACGTTAATCGGTAATCTAGCTTGCTCTGCCTCAATAGCAAAAATTATCATTCCAGcttttaattatacattttattttgggcATGTTATCTTTGTTGTTTGGTCTTATATATATCTGATCAGAACATGCCGAACATCTAAAGAGGGCAGGAGTAAATTTATGCAAACATGTCTCCCACATTTAATCTCCTTAATAGTTGTTGTTGGAACTTtgctttttgatttgttgtacATGCGATTTGGCTCAAAAACATTATCACAAAGTGTTAAAAATTTTATGGCGATGGAATTTATCCTTATTCCTCCTACTATCAACCCTCTAATCTATGGTTTTAAATTGACCAAAATAAGAAATCGAATTCAAAGTTTTCTGAATTGTAAGTTACATTCTTAg